The following are encoded together in the Euwallacea fornicatus isolate EFF26 chromosome 29, ASM4011564v1, whole genome shotgun sequence genome:
- the TwdlE gene encoding uncharacterized protein TwdlE: MRIFVAITTLLAVTWAKPQGYSYPSAPSAPADSYGPPSGPPPGPPPSKYGPPAAPPVVQKHVYVHVPPPDKEVQKPRKPIEVAPAQKHYKIIFIKAPTPPTPTVPVIPAQPQNEEKTLVYVLVKKPEEAPEISIPTPAPTQPSKPEVYFIRYKTKKESGGPYPESGQPESGYPTAGPPPSEYGPPSGGSNGYK; encoded by the exons GCAATTACCACTCTTCTAGCGGTTACATGGGCGAAACCCCAAGGTTACTCTTACCCAAGTGCACCAAGTGCTCCTGCTGACAGCTATGGGCCCCCTTCAGGACCCCCGCCAGGCCCACCACCCTCGAAATACGGACCCCCCGCTGCGCCCCCTGTAGTGCAGAAGCACGTGTACGTTCATGTGCCTCCTCCAGACAAGGAGGTTCAGAAACCTAGGAAGCCTATTGAAGTTGCCCCTGCGCAGAAACACTACAAGATTATATTCATAAAG gCTCCAACTCCCCCAACTCCGACTGTCCCAGTAATTCCTGCCCAACCTCAAAATGAGGAGAAAACGTTGGTTTACGTTTTGGTGAAGAAGCCTGAAGAGGCGCCTGAGATTAGCATTCCTACTCCTGCTCCAACTCAACCGAGCAAACCGGAGGTTTACTTCATCAGATACAAGACG AAGAAGGAGAGCGGTGGGCCTTATCCGGAGAGTGGTCAGCCGGAAAGTGGATATCCCACGGCTGGTCCCCCACCTTCCGAATATGGACCTCCAAGTGGAGGATCAAATGGATACAAATAA